DNA from Onthophagus taurus isolate NC chromosome 2, IU_Otau_3.0, whole genome shotgun sequence:
TATCTGTTTCTGCATCGCTTTTTGTCACCATCACTCTATACCAGAAACCATCGAGGTGACAAGCGCATATCGTAAAATCTAcgcaaaaaaatttgtaagtGTTGTGATTAATGATTGTGTAATTATGTTACTTACCAGCTATTGGAAGAGGTACAGCTGGGGTTTCATTGGTATTGTAAAATTCGGTCATGTTGGTACTGAGGATATTTAAAGAGGGGAAAGATGGATGCGTTGggaattgaataaaaaatcgGTTAGGTTCCATCATAAAGCTAACCATTGTGTCGTTATTGATGCCTTCTATTAATCttaactgaaaaaaaaaaataaaataaaattcgttagataagtattttattgtttgctatattattatttttatttgatgatGTTTAAAAACTTATAAACCGACTCctaagaaaatttgatgtattactttattttccaCACATCATTTGATTATTTGGATCGACAATTTTAAGAAGAATTTGCAACAAATCAACGGAGTCTGTGTTTGGACCAGCCAGATAATTAGAACTATGAacactattttttaatatactcgatatttcattttacaagGCTTTGGTTTTACCAAATTAAATATCTAGTGGAACATTCGCAAGAATAAACATTCTAACATTGCATCCTCAATTTACGCTACTTGGTGATTATGCAATAGTGACTGGTATCTTGTGAAGGATCTTCCAATAAGaggtttcattttaaatttttgaactgACAAAATAAATCCGACAGTGATATTGTATTTGACAAGTAAaaattgtgaggttataagAAATGGATCGATATACACTGCCACTATAAAAATGGCGAGAATTTCGCGGAGACAATTCGTATTGGTTTTGGTCATCATCAAGCTCATCCTGCTATAGTAAAGTTAGTCCATAATTTGAAAGTGTTGCATAAGGTAGTGATGTGAAGACCTTAATTTGTGTTCCTCCGGTCAGGTCTGCAGAAAATATCGCTGCAGTAGCTCAGAATGTGGATGAAAACCAGGTTTATCCATAAGTTTATCCATGTCTAGAAATTGATGTTATGAGTGTTGACCACGTTTATTTTCAGCAAGATGGTGCAAATACTACGCTGGTCGTCAAACGATTACTCTATTGTGTGAAAAATTTCGTGcgatttaaacttttttctttaaggcTATGTCAAAGATAAGGTCTACGCCAACACTCCAGCAATGATAGGGCCACAATTATGCGAACACGTAAtgaaaaatttcatcaaaagaATGATCATCTACCTACAAGAAAGCCCGAAGAGGACATttggtaaatattatattcCGTTATTAACCTCAGAGTACAAATACTTaggacaaaaataaaaaatttgacaaaatttGGACAAAATCTCTGCTTTTCCCTCCTGGTGAAGACCCtatatgaataaaatttccttcaTTAGCGCCATTTGGTGTATTGGATCATATGTCAAGTATTGAACCTGGTAAAAATGGGAAGTAAAAAAAACCCAACTACATTGCCGTGAAAGAAACAGTTTGAATAAATTAGGTTACAATAAAGTATCAATCTCCTAAATCCTAAAGGACAgcagaatctaacaggactgctacatccattgttgtttTGTAGCCCACTATGGGTTGGTTGCCcacactctacgtcacactatttgccacgcccagTTAACTGTCATTGAGTTCTATGTATTtgctgtgtttttagaggttatacgatagacattaatacgtctaaaaaataaaactttaaaaataatatgaatacgtctacgatataacctctaaaaatacacagcaaacgcatagaacACAATGACAGTTAACTGGGCggggcaaatagtgtgacgtagagagCGGGtaaccaacccgtagtgggcTACAAAACAACAATGTAtgcaattttcttattttaaaaattgaatccAAACACCATTTTTAAAACCAACATTGTCAAATTCTCGATTTCAAAtgtttaatatacaaaaacaCTGCAGAAATACTACCAATGATACAGATTActacaaatattttgaattttgtgttATGCCCCACTTTGTATACAAATCGGTTTATTGCAAAATTGTGGCTTTTGATGGCACACGCattcaataaacaattttgacaACTTTCATCTTTGTAATTTTGCAAATCTATTCAGGAGATAATCCCTTATAATCCAAATTGGTCAAAATAGAATCATAACGAATAATTCTCCTCCTCCTTTTCGCCCAGACTTTTAAAAACATATCTATGAAGATTCATCAAAAGATGATTACATTCTGGCATTTCCATCTGAATTATTaacattgcaaaaaaaatttgacaaaaaaataatacttctAAATGAattccaaaaagaaaaaatatgcAAAGTTCACTCAAATGTTTGTAAAACAGAATAATTGTAcactttgcaaaattaatttacattattaatttctgAATAAAGTCAAAAACTCTTAcactttataataaataaataatttaaataaataaaattttattcaatacaAGTACACATTCtgtattaattcttttttaaattttcctttgGTTTTCGCGCCgaacttttttttgtacatatcTCTGGAGTTTTACTAGCACGTGCTTTTGTGGTTTTACtctagaaaataataatatgtaagCGATGATAAAATCAAAGGCTGGTGCgaataaatccaaaaataattcaataaaaaaaaatgaactgaTAATAAACTGTTTATGAAAAGTGTACACTTtagattaatattaatattttttttttcaagtgatACACAGATTTAGGTCAAAGATCTGCACATGACTTGATATTTAAaacatatacatatttttagataataatttaatttgaaactgATAACGATTTTTATACTTACTCCCAATTGATCTGGTGTTAGAGATGGTGCTACTATTAACTGTTCTAAAGTGATTTCCGGGTATTTTTTCAATGGGAATCTTTCTCTAATTAAATGTAAAGCGTTGTCGATCTCCAATTGTGTTCCTTCAATAAcgcaaattttcatttttgtatttccaGGATGTTTCTTAACTAAAACGTTTGTATGGGATTTTGACTTGATGTCTTGAATAACAGTTCCTCCGCGTCCAATAAGTCGTCCTACGCAATGTTGAGGAATCGTAAATTGATACATTACAGGCATTGGGCTATCAACAGCATCTCCTGATATAGAGCCATCATTTGCTGGGGTTTGAGATGGCGGAGTTGCCACATCACTTCCACCTTTtccactatcattagaacctTCACTTTGATTATCAGAAATACTACTTGGAGCTGGACTAGCCAACATAACATCACAAGGACTATGATTTGCAGAATCTCTTTCAGAACTTTGTCgttggatttcttcatttacaTTATTTACGACACATTCTTTTGGAGGAGATTGTTTTTTTTGCGACAAATTCAATGAATTAAATTGTTCTTCAACCGATTTTGCTTGTTTTTGGTCTTTTGGGGATGTTGATGAGGATAGAATGGTTTTTTGTGGCGTACATTTTATAACCTTCGGGGATTTATACTTTGGGGAAGAAGATTTAGGAGAAGATTTCATGGAAATCGGGGAAGACTTTGGCGaagattttgttaattttgggGACATATTCGTGGATGAAGTCGTAGCTTTCTCCATCGGTGAAGCTGGCATTAAAGTGGCCCTTTCGCACTCAATCTCTCCAACCTTAACATTCATTTCTTCCTTAACGGGTTCAGCGGTTTTATTATTCCCCTCTTTCCACtgataattattattcttcATAGACTTAATCTTCTCAATCTCCAAGTCTAAATCCTCGTCGGAGATAAAAACGGGCGCCGATTTGTGGGCTCTCAATTGACGTGGTATAATGATATCAATAGGTGTTGA
Protein-coding regions in this window:
- the LOC111426909 gene encoding KH domain-containing protein akap-1, which gives rise to MAFHQSRLLLVLASLPLVGIIGYLWLRRKDYDEEDFDSPEQCEEISTSCTSLEKDIEITTISCESPEKVFSRSLSGITSTPIDIIIPRQLRAHKSAPVFISDEDLDLEIEKIKSMKNNNYQWKEGNNKTAEPVKEEMNVKVGEIECERATLMPASPMEKATTSSTNMSPKLTKSSPKSSPISMKSSPKSSSPKYKSPKVIKCTPQKTILSSSTSPKDQKQAKSVEEQFNSLNLSQKKQSPPKECVVNNVNEEIQRQSSERDSANHSPCDVMLASPAPSSISDNQSEGSNDSGKGGSDVATPPSQTPANDGSISGDAVDSPMPVMYQFTIPQHCVGRLIGRGGTVIQDIKSKSHTNVLVKKHPGNTKMKICVIEGTQLEIDNALHLIRERFPLKKYPEITLEQLIVAPSLTPDQLGLRLIEGINNDTMVSFMMEPNRFFIQFPTHPSFPSLNILSTNMTEFYNTNETPAVPLPIADFTICACHLDGFWYRVMVTKSDAETDSSHVTLLDYGGYYWVENSRLRQISGDFLLLPFQATECILANIRPIGGESTWPKEAYEVAAELANRALACTQVADYTSNGIPLVYMYIVAGHQDIVFLNQELVDRGYAEWISYSQVESRTTTTRT